In Spea bombifrons isolate aSpeBom1 chromosome 9, aSpeBom1.2.pri, whole genome shotgun sequence, the genomic stretch TTGGACCCATCagtcacagccataaccatcaatgagaccacccaCAGTTTTTTGGCTACATCTACCTATCTATCAGTCATTGATCTGAACCCCCGTAGACAATGTACCTCCAACTTTACCTCAACGAGCGCCACATTTTCAGAACTTTCGGGTATGGGTGCACAaacaattttcattaataataaacTTCATACTTAAACAggaaatgcacaagtctagtatatatTCCAGACTATAATCACATGATGTATAAATGCATTGCTTCAATAAATATCATAAATAATACAGGGAATACATACAACAAGCCATCTTATCAAAGTGATCAGGAACAAGGACCTGCGATACCGACcaatgatttacaaaaaaatatccaatattCCATTTGTTGGATGTCTACGTAGATCTACTTCCACATATAGGGTGTAAGGTATAAGAATTAAAATCTACATTCTAAAACCTAAAGATTTTTGATAAATTGTATGATCGAAAATTAAACATTGGCAAAAGAAATTTTAAGCatagctttatatatatttaaacatttttttaagtttatttgtaAATTGTGTAGCTGAGTAGAGAGCACTGGTTCTCAAATccatgtttgtaaaaaaaaaaatcaagcaggATAACTTTGGAAACCACTAAACCCGGGGCTGTTGGTGGTCCCTGAGAATCAATTTGAGAACAAATGCCCTGGACCTCTGGATTTTGTTATATGTCTTATAGATCATCAAAGAAACATTCTCCTTAATACTCGATTCATTGCGCTCTTCATGTCTTTGTTCCTCAAAGTATAAATAACAGGATTTAGCAAAGGAGTTATGGCAGTGAAGAGGATCGCAGTAGTTCTCTCTTGGTTTAAGGAGTCATTTGTAGAAGACCTCATATAGGTGAATAGGGCTGTTCCATACTGGAAGGAAACAACAATGAAGTGAGCACtacaggtggagaaggcttttttCCTACCCTTTGAGGTACGTATCTTTATAAGATATTTTCCAATAAAGATATATGAGAGAAGTGTGAGAAGTAAGGTAATTGTGACCAAGGTTCCAGTAACCCTATTAACAAGCTTCAGATTCAGTGACGTGTCAGCACAAGCCAATGTTATGACTGGTTTAACATCACAGAAGAAGTGATTTACTACATTTGGCCCACAAAATGGAAGCCTTGAAGTCATCACAGCATGTAAGAGTGCATGGAAAAATCCAGTTATCCATGAGACTAACACTAGGTGTGTGCAAACTTTTACACTCATGATGTTGGAGTATCGCAGAGGATATCCTATGGCAACATAGCGGTCGTACGACATTACTGAGTAGAGTATGACTTCTGTGCTTCCAAAGAAGTGAAAAAGGTGTATTTGAGAGATACAACCACCAAATGAGATGGTCTTCTTCACAGCGAGGAAATCAGTAAGCATTTTGGGGACAGCGACAGAAGCGTAGCAGATATCCAGCAATGCTAAATGccataagaaaaaatacataggaGTGTGAAGACTTTGATCCAGAAAGGTGACCACCATGATTAAGAAATTCCCGATCAAGATCAACAAGTAGAtgatcaagaaaaaaacaaacaggattATCTGAAGTTCCCTTATATCAGTCAGACCAAACAAGACAAACTCCTTCAACAATGACTGATTTTTATAGAACATGGAATCGCTGTAACCTGTGAAGAAGAAAGATAAcacatgtgtatatacagtagtgTGATTGTTTAACAACCAAAGTGATGTGATGCACGGGGTGAAAATGGGAAGGGGAATTAGTCAAGAGTTGAGTTATCAGCAAGTATTTTCCATGTTACCCACTTTGAACGAAAGCTGaatgaagaaaatattttaggtgtaaatatatattaatatctgcataaaaatataaaaaaaatagaaatatcgaacaaaaaatgtttctttatcaTACCACCAAGATGTGCAGCTAGCAGTTCATTCTCCCTATTCATTTCTTTGGTGGCTTCAGTTCCTCTTaaagattaatattttttttttatatgtttcagTCCTTTAAAGTATATTCAAATGATTTCTATGACATAGTTGCAGTTGATCGTCTTTGCAAAGCTTTTAACTGCTGGCCGACAAGGAAGcacgtatataaatataagcaaACACATGGCTCGTAGGGATATGATCTTTAGGGAACGCCTGCCAGTTAACTGGTGTTTGGGGTTTAATAGTTTGAACAGTTAGCCAATTTAgctaaaattataaatacagttgtgattattgttattaaccATATACATGGTCAAAAGTATTGGTAAAGCCAATGGGTAAAGAGCTTTGCACTCTGATTTGCTGACCACACAGCCTTGACATGATCATTCTGACATTCTTGATGATACGacgtatgaatgtgtgtgtacatacctTAAGTAAATAATTAAGATAAGAGAGATTCCTAAAGGTGACTTagaagcatacctgggaacttctgggctccagctacccagagccttcccttgagggacgcggccaggactgcacactgatgtcagcggccgGTCCCACtgacggtgggcggtcccgctgatgttggtggacggtcccactgatgttggtgggcggtcccactgacgttggtgggcggtcccactgacgctAATGGGAGATCCTGCTGATGTCGGCGGTGTTCCCACGGGAACggtgggcggggagcggggcgtatCAAGATCTCACTCTCTCCCAGGTATGCCTAGAAGACTTGGGAAATACCTTGCTGTCTCCAAATATACCATAAAccaggggcatccaacatgcAGCCCGAGGGACAAATGTGGCCCGCCAGACTTTGAGGTGCGGCCCACGTGAGCAGTGCCAGACTGGCTCCCAGAAAATCGAGAGATTTCCCAGTGGGCCGGTCGATCCGTGGACCGGCACACAGAGATGTCATTGCGGCTGCGGTTTGGTAAGCGGCTGTATGGCCGCCTCTAACAATTTTGATGCGGCTGGCGTGCAGGCACTATGCCTCCCAGTGCCTTAGTAACCCTCTTCACCCCGCCCACGGGGCAACACAAAAGGGTGGGGGGAAGTACATTCATACTAATGGCCTTGGTAACAGCTAATTTGAATGTCAGTAAGCAGGAAAATGGACTGATTATCTCCTTCTCAGCCTTACTCAACATCAATGTCAAGGCTCAAGAACTCACAGAGTTTGTTGTTTTATAATAGATGTTGTAAAGGAATGTAGAACCGAGACAAGGATTACCCAAAGTACAAATGTTGGCTGGGTCTTTTTCCAGGTCAAAAAGGGTCCTTCATTTTGGGTACCATAAGAGACCTGGGGGCCAGGTCCAGGTAATGGACATCAGAGGCAAGATATAACCCTCGTCTCATAGTACAGAGTTTCTCAGAAGGCCCAATGTCTAGAAAAGTGCCATCTGAAGAATATGAATGAGTCTCAGATTCCCAGTTGACCTACCTGAGCTGAGGATATCTAGTAGTGTAAAGCAGTGCTAAGACCAAATTGCCCTGGGGAAAGGCTGAAATAAGACCTATTTGAAAGCCTATTCTTCCATGTTCGTAAATAAGGACATTTAAGACAAAATAAGAACAATGAAACTCATGAACGCGGCCAGGGAAGATGACGCTGGAGGGGAAGTGTATCATAAGGAAATCATAAAGAAAACTATGatttaaaaggaaacattttcattattaatgtaAATCAGACAATTCATTTGAAACTACTTGGTAACATCTTATCTGAACAGTAAATTAGAaagtatatttcataaaaagGTACATTTCGAAATGCAACATAGCTTAGtaagtattgatttttttaaggattttttttattgaaaatggcaCAGGAATGGATATTGGTGATTCAGTTAAAAGGTAGATAACTTTATGATAAATTCTAGCGTTATCAAGACAAAGGATCTCTTCTTACAGGCCAAAAAGTCCTTAAAAGCTGACGTGACCTAATttcttacattatttatatactgaCCTAGTATCTAAAGACCTATAGAAAAATTAAAGTCAAGTAGGTCTTTAGGCGGTATACAAGTCGATCATAGATATACACTTATGGTCGgaattacatttctttaaatcGACCATCTTTTGATTGCTCTCTTTAAGGCCTTTATCATATCTTTGTTTCTTAAGGTATATATCAGAGGGTTTAATGCTGGAGTTATGACGGTAAACAGAACTGCAGCTGCTCTGTCTTGGTCTAAGGAGTTTTCGGTGGAAGATCTTAAGTAGGTAAACATGGCTGTTCCGTATAAGAGGACAACAACAGTAAGGTGGGCACTGCAGGTAGAGAATGCACGTTTCCTACCTTCTGCAGTTTTTATCTTAAGGAGAAATCTACTGATAAAGACGTaggaaaaaagggttaaaagtgtGGTCGTTGTGGCCAAAGACCCGGTGACTTTATTGAGAAGCATCATATTGAGGGATGTATCTGTGCAGGCCAACTCCAGGAGTGGCTTAATGTCACAGTAGAAGTGATTCACCAGGTTTGGTCCACAAAAAGGAAGCTTTGCCGTCATCAAGGtgtgtaagagagagtgaaaGCACCCTGTGGTCAAAGAACCTACTGCCAAATGAAGGCAAACCTTGGCGTTCATGATGTTGGAATAACGCAAAGGATATCCGATGGCCACGTATCTGTCGTAGGACATCGCTGAGAGAAGCATGATTTCCGCACTTCCgagaaaatggaagaaaaatatttgcGAGACGCAGCCAATAAAGGagatgtttttttccaaagctagGAAGTCAGCAAGCATCTTGGGAACAACAACAGAAGAATAGGTAATGTCAAGGAATGACAAGTTCCACAAGAAGAAATACATTGGTGTGTGAAGACTATGATCGCATATGATGATCACCATGACAGAAAGGTTGCCTATAAAGCTTACTAtgtaaagaagtaaaaaaaagacaaagaggGTTAACTCAAGCTCCGTTAGATCTGTCAGTCCAAGCAAGATGAAATAGGTAACGAATGTCTGGTTTGAACTCATTGCAAATTTGGaatctgcaaaataaaatgattttgtttaagCAACATAGGTGAGAGTTGTTGAGTACTGTTACCAAATGTGTACTATGTCTTTGTTATGATGGCCACATACAAAAGACACATGTAGGATAGCcatgtggctcctgaatctaagatgggGCCAACAActgattgagtctttacagcaagaaaaaatgGGACTGGATGGGTGAATGGttctatttttatacattttaattacagaAAACTTTTTTGACAgtctttaaaaatgtatctaaaacAAACTAAATGAACTGCATTTTGGTAAATGACCATTTAAAGGTGGAAAATGATCCCCATATTCAAAATCATGGCTGTGCAGTATATTGAGCCGATGAGGTTGTCTAGAAGAAACCCAGAAAGGCATAAGACGGATAACGGCACTAAAAAGGATTGTCtagcataaaaaaatgtaaaacaataaatgtaatatattgtaaatatccaaaataggaaaataagggaaaaaaagtgaACTTATACAAATGTGTGATGTACAATCTTAAACAgcattataaaacataatatttttttatttcaaaaacaaagTTGGAGACCTTATACTAAGCAGTTTAGCCTGTTTATTTGATACCTGTCGGTGATCCGCTCATCGGTTTTCCAGTTTCTTTAATactcaaaaaataaaacaaattttagAAATTAAAATTCACATTTCCGATTCCCCCCCCCTACACAGCTAAGCGATTTGTATTTTTCTCAAGCCGTTTcccatggaaaataaaataagggaTGACGCAGCTTTTATGATCTGGCCGTAGTGACTTGGAAATGGGAAGGATTATATAATATGATGTCTCCCATTGGGATCGGACGTGTAGGTGCTGATCCTTTAGGACTTTAACCACTAAGGTGGTTAAATCAGATAAGAATAACAACGGCTAATACGCTAACcaattattaatgatttaattttacttttacgcttaaaataaagctttggatttttctcat encodes the following:
- the LOC128504340 gene encoding olfactory receptor 12D2-like is translated as MSSNQTFVTYFILLGLTDLTELELTLFVFFLLLYIVSFIGNLSVMVIIICDHSLHTPMYFFLWNLSFLDITYSSVVVPKMLADFLALEKNISFIGCVSQIFFFHFLGSAEIMLLSAMSYDRYVAIGYPLRYSNIMNAKVCLHLAVGSLTTGCFHSLLHTLMTAKLPFCGPNLVNHFYCDIKPLLELACTDTGYSDSMFYKNQSLLKEFVLFGLTDIRELQIILFVFFLIIYLLILIGNFLIMVVTFLDQSLHTPMYFFLWHLALLDICYASVAVPKMLTDFLAVKKTISFGGCISQIHLFHFFGSTEVILYSVMSYDRYVAIGYPLRYSNIMSVKVCTHLVLVSWITGFFHALLHAVMTSRLPFCGPNVVNHFFCDVKPVITLACADTSLNLKLVNRVTGTLVTITLLLTLLSYIFIGKYLIKIRTSKGRKKAFSTCSAHFIVVSFQYGTALFTYMRSSTNDSLNQERTTAILFTAITPLLNPVIYTLRNKDMKSAMNRVLRRMFL